In Cutaneotrichosporon cavernicola HIS019 DNA, chromosome: 1, one DNA window encodes the following:
- a CDS encoding uncharacterized protein (BRCA1-associated protein 2) — translation MSNSDIYSIIIEIHPNSETPDQPGQDWRLGDITVDWIDLTRDKSVDHSCDHPDSPSTATSLNPPSPTKRPVPGAMVNNSSPAKPRTKPRRKRESRPTSDIPELPDALSLQPLLAHIAGPNPVAASTSSGVTHVGNGVVHLFRHAPPASLVARLEGQNGESSHRTEGYASEHAEGEDGSLVAILAVPAWMRPSDLLEFLGGWVTCLEGVRMIREATTPNRSIVLLKFREPSQASDFMVIFTGRAFSTLDTRETCHAIRVHHLVLHRLEDKRTDVAIPAFPPSVYASRAAALPELLSGVSKERRVELPSCPVCLERLDSSVTGLVTLPCAHTFDCDCLRKWGDSRCPVCRVSHLLLASAQKQITSGPGPRGGGENVELARCGMCDSTDDTWICVVCGSVGCGRYSKGHARRHWKDTGHQLAMELETQRVWDYRGDNYVHRLIQSRMDGKLVELPSASSLAAIVAHEGPRPHRQLPLNRPLEFEDSPSSQSSEGPTRTSSQHGPSEGDAEKMSTIESITLEYSYLLSSQLEAMRQHYEGEAATARARVAELEAAAARTKAAEDAREAAETARLDAEAGKEKAERRAENALQLSRTLQTNLGSERSMSTGLQSRITRLQKDLETVRAARDSKAAEVDSLNETVRDLMFTLEAGLKIQEGGGDAGEGGDLLVQGGKKKKKK, via the coding sequence ATGTCCAACAGCGACATCTACTCGATCATCATCGAGATCCATCCTAATAGCGAGACACCAGACCAGCCAGGCCAGGACTGGCGCCTAGGAGACATCACCGTCGACTGGATCGACTTGACGCGCGACAAGAGTGTCGATCACTCCTGCGACCACCCAGACAGTCCGTCCACCGCTACTTCACTCaacccaccttcccccaccaAACGCCCTGTTCCTGGCGCCATGGTGAACAACAGCAGCCCCGCGAAGCCGCGGACCAAGCCCCGTCGCAAGCGCGAGTCGCGTCCGACGTCTGACATCCCTGAGTTGCCTGACGCGCTCAGCCTCCAGCCGCTACTCGCTCACATCGCCGGACCGAACCCCGTGGCGgcgagcacgtcgtcggGCGTGACGCACGTCGGCAACGGCGTGGTCCACCTGTTCCGACACGCACCACCAGCCTCGCTTGTGGCACGTCTCGAGGGACAGAACGGTGAGAGCTCGCATCGCACAGAAGGGTACGCTAGCGAGcatgccgagggcgaggatgggaGCCTGGTGGCGATCCTAGCTGTACCCGCATGGATGCGCCCATCCGACTTGCTCGAGTTCCTTGGCGGATGGGTCACGTGCCTCGAAGGCGTGCGTATGATCCGCGAGGCGACAACGCCCAATCGCTCCATTGTGCTCCTCAAGTTCCGCGAGCCGAGCCAAGCGTCTGACTTCATGGTCATCTTCACCGGCCGCGCGTTCTCGACTCTTGACACGCGCGAGACGTGCCATGCCATCCGTGTTCatcacctcgtcctccaccgcctcgaggacaagcgcaccgacgtcgccatccCCGCCTTCCCTCCAAGCGTgtacgcgtcgcgcgctgcGGCCCTTCCCGAGCTCCTCTCCGGCGTGTCCAAGGAGCGAAGGGTCGAGCTTCCTTCTTGTCCCGTCTGCCTGGAACGCCTCGACTCGAGCGTCACGGGTCTAGTGACACTTCCGTGCGCGCACACGTTCGACTGCGACTGCCTGAGAAAGTGGGGCGACTCACGCTGCCCGGTGTGCCGCGTTAGCCACCTTCTGCTCGCCAGCGCGCAAAAGCAGATCACGTCCGGTCCCGGAcctcgcggaggaggtgagaACGTCGAACTCGCGCGCTGCGGAATGTGCGACTCGACCGACGACACGTGGATCTGCGTCGTATGCGGCTCTGTTGGCTGCGGGCGATACTCGAAGGGccacgcgcggcggcacTGGAAGGACACGGGGCACCAGCTGGCGATGGAGCTCGAAACCCAGCGCGTGTGGGACTACCGCGGTGACAACTACGTACATCGCCTCATTCAGTCGCGGATGGACGGAAaactcgtcgagctgcccTCTGCttcctcgctcgccgccatAGTAGCTCACGAAGGGCCGCGTCCCCACCGCCAGCTCCCGTTAAACCGTCCGCTTGAGTTTGAGGACTCGCCCAGCAGCCAGTCAAGCGAGGGACCCacgcgcacctcgtcgcaGCATGGCCCCTCTGAGGGTGACGCGGAGAAGATGAGCACGATCGAATCCATCACTCTCGAGTACTCGTACCTCTTAAGCAGCCAGCTCGAGGCAATGCGCCAGCACTACGAAGGCGAGGCTGCGACAGCGCGCGCCCGCGTAGCGGAACTCGAAGCTGCGGCTGCCCGCACTAAGGCAGCCGAGGATGCACGGGAAGCGGCCGAGACTGCCCGTCTCGATGCGGAGGCAGGAAAGGAGAAGGCAGAGCGGCGTGCCGAGAACGCGCTTCAGCTCTCCCGTACCCTGCAGACCAACCTCGGCTCGGAGCGCAGTATGTCGACTGGCCTCCAGAGCCGCATTACGAGGCTGCAAAAGGACCTCGAGACGGTGCGGGCCGCGCGTGACTCCAAAGCTGCCGAGGTCGATTCGCTAAATGAGACGGTGCGCGACCTCATGTTCACGCTAGAGGCGGGCCTCAAGATACAGGAAGGCGGAGGTGATGCTGGCGAGGGGGGGGACCTCCTCGTGCAAggcggcaagaagaagaagaagaagtag
- a CDS encoding uncharacterized protein (Putative serine dehydratase domain) has translation MPVTSSFTPLELLRLPLASALREEFVGRPISSLRTPAVIIDRAAFKENCAQMGAKVDGLGMHFRAHIKTHKTPEGTRLQIAGGARTLVASTMPEVWGVLEAGIDAGDIDDILLSLPISADRMEDLNDAQEKAGNIKIRVMVDHAEQVSHLSAAAKRLGRKAPWSMFIKVDGGGNRAGAPPRSAQMDALLQACKDEPAVEIFGFYSHFGQSYASRNFEQAGQYYAGEIECVNDAAARAIELGLKGDWILSVGATPTAHAAALGAAAPGGLNGTLELHAGCYCLNDLQQDATSLVREGGLALTVLATVVSKYPHRNGGEVLTDCGALAVSKDVGPVPGFGRVVSKGHEGWSLGRVSQEHGVLTRKEGAKEIEINEQVRIVPNHACLACACHPWFYIIDGGGDKVVDVWVPWKGW, from the exons ATGCCCGTTACATCGTCCTTTAcgccgctcgagctccttcgcctccccctcgcctcggcgttgCGCGAAGAGTTTGTCGGCCGGCCCATTTCCTCTCTCCGCACCCCGGCCGTCATTATCGACCGCGCGGCATTCAAGGAGAACTGTGCGCAGATgggcgccaaggtcgaTGGACTGGGCATGCATTTCCGCGCCCACATCAAAA CGCACAAGACGCCGGAAGGCACGCGTCTCCAAATTGCAGGCGGGGCGCGTACCCTTGTCGCCTCGACCATGCCCGAAGTATGgggcgtcctcgaggctggCATTGACGCTGGCGATATTGACGAT ATTCTGCTGTCGCTTCCAATCTCGGCGGACAGGATGGAAGACCTCAACGACGCGCAGGAGAAGGCTGGCAACATCAAGATCCGGGTCATGGTCGACCACGCCGAGCAAGTCTCCCATCTCTCTGCCGCGGCCAAGAGGTTGGGTCGCAAAGCTCCGTGGAGCATGTTCATCAAGGTCGACGGAGGGGGTAACCGTGCCGGTGCACCGCCCAGGAGTGCGCAGATGGACGCGCTCCTACAGGCATGCAAGGACGAGCCGGCAGTCGAGATTTTCGGCTTTTATTCCC ATTTCGGGCAGTCTTATGCTTCGCGCAACTTCGAACAGGCGGGCCAGTATTATGCCGGCGAGATAGAGTGCGTTAATGACGCTGCGGCACGAGCAATCGAGCTCGGACTCAAGGGCGACTGGATCCTCAGCGTCGGCGCTACACCTACTGCCCACGCTGCTGCTcttggcgcggcggcgcccgGCGGACTGAATGGTACCCTCGAGCTGCATGCTGGCTGTTATTGTCTTAACGATTTACAGCAGGACGCTACTAGTCTTGTTCGCGAGGGCGGACTCGCACTCACCGTTCTGGCAACCGTTGTGAGCAAGTATCCCCATCGCAATGGGGGCGAGGTCTTGACCGACTGCGGAGCGCTCGCTGTTAGTAAGGACGTCGGACCCGTGCCGGGCTTCGGGCGGGTCGTCAGCAAGGGACATGAGGGGTGGTCGCTGGGTCGCGTTAGCCAGGAACACGGCGTGCTCACTCGCAAAGAGGGGGCAAAGGAGATCGAGATTAACGAGCAGGTGCGGATTGTTCCCAACCATGCTTGTCtcgcttgcgcttgccaCCCATGGTTCTATATTATTGACGGAGGCGGggacaaggtcgtcgacgtgtGGGTGCCGTGGAAGGGCTGGTAG
- the CCT3 gene encoding uncharacterized protein (assists the folding of proteins upon ATP hydrolysis) — translation MAMPGGMPMMVMNTGPERQQGRKAQTANIVAAKTVADVIRTCLGPKAMLKMVLDPMGGILLTNDGHAILREIDVAHPAAKSMIELSRTQDEEVGDGTTSVIIIAGEILAYSLPLLERHIHPVVIIRAFKGALEEALETIKRISVPVDVSSEKDMLAIIKTSIGTKFVSRWSDLMCHLALDAIKTVAVTAEAENGLVGSGAGGKELNIKTIDIKRYARVEKVPGGEIEESRVLKGVMVNKDVTHPKMRRRIENPRIILLDCPLEYKKGESQTNIEISKEEDWNRFLQIEEEQIKAMCDKIAEFKPDVVFTEKGVSDLAQHYFLKADPPITAIRRVRKSDNNRIARAVGATIVNRVEDIRDSDVGTGCGLFHIEKLGDEYFTFLDECKSPKACTILLRGPSKDILNEIDRNLADAMSVARNVVFNPLLAPGGGATEMAISVALENKAKTLHGVAGAPYKAIADALEVIPRTLVQNCGGNAIRALTELRAKHAAGENMYGIDGDTGKVVDMRKYGLLESASVKIQTLKTAIESATLLLRVDDIVSARRPDEQRGGVQTMADGQAEDLQPDGPQM, via the exons ATGGCGATGCCAGGAGGGATGCCCATGATGGTGATGA acaCCGGGCCTGAGCGCCAGCAGGGCCGCAAGGCGCAGACCGCCAACATTGTTGCTGCCAAG accgtcgccgacgtgaTTCGGACATGTCTCGGTCCCAAAGCGATGCTCAAGATGGTCCTTGACCCTATGGGCGGCATCTTGCTCACGAACGACGGCCACGCGATCCTGCGTGAGAtcgacgtcgcgcaccCCGCTGCCAAGTCGATGATTGAGCTGTCACGCACGcaggatgaggaggtcggTGACGGCACGACGTCAGTCATCATCATTGCAGGCGAGATCCTCGCGTACTCACTGCctctgctcgagcgccacaTCCACCCCGTCGTTATCATCCGGGCGTTCAAGGGCGCACTCGAGGAGGCTCTCGAGACCATCAAGAGGATCTCAGTGCCAGTCGATGTGTCGTCTGAGAAGGACATGCTCGCGATCATCAAGACATCTATCGGCACCAAGTTTGTGAGCCGCTGGTCCGATCTCATGTGCCACCTCGCGCTTGACGCGATCAAGACGGTCGCGGTcaccgccgaggccgagaacgGGCTCGTGGgcagcggcgcgggcggcaaGGAGCTCAACATTAAGACGATCGACATCAAGCGCTACGCGCGTGTTGAGAAGGTGCCTGGTGGTGAGATCGAGGAGTCGCGCGTGCTCAAGGGTGTCATGGTCAACAAGGACGTGACCCACCCCAAGATGCGCAGGCGGATCGAGAACCCGCgcatcatcctcctcgactgCCCGCTCGAGTATAAGAAGGGCGAGTCGCAGACCAACATTGAGATCtcgaaggaggaggactgGAACCGCTTCCTccagatcgaggaggagcagatCAAGGCCATGTGCGACAAGATTGCCGAGTTCAAGCCTGACGTCGTGTTCACTGAGAAGGGTGTGTccgacctcgcgcagcactacttcctcaaggccgacccGCCCATTACCGCCATCCGCCGCGTGAGGAAATCGGACAACAACCGTATCGCGCGTGCGGTCGGCGCGACCATTGTCAACCGTGTCGAGGACATCCGCGACTCGGACGTCGGTACGGGCTGCGGGCTCTTCCACATCGAGAAGCTCGGTGATGAGTATTTTACCTTCCTGGACGAGTGCAAGTCGCCCAAGGCGTGCACGATCCTTCTCCGCGGCCCGTCCAAGGACATTCTCAACGAGATCGACCGCAACCTTGCGGACGCGATGAGCGTCGCCCGGAACGTCGTCTTCAACCCCCTCCTTGCGCCTGGCGGTGGTGCGACGGAGATGGCCATCAGCGTTGCGCTCGAGAACAAGGCCAAGACCCTCCACGGTGTTGCCGGCGCGCCATACAAGgccatcgccgacgcgctcgaggtcatTCCCCGCACGCTCGTGCAGAACTGTGGCGGGAACGCGATTCGCGCACTCACCGAGCTGCGTGCCAAGCACGCCGCCGGCGAGAACATGTACGGTATCGACGGCGACACgggcaaggtcgtcgacatGCGCAAGTACGGCCTGCTTGAGAGTGCGAGCGTCAAGATTCAGACGCTCAAGACTGCGATCGAGAGCGCAACGCTCCTGCTGCGTGTCGACGACATTGTGTCTGCGCGCAGGCCCGACGAGCAGCGTGGTGGCGTCCAGACCATGGCCGACGGacaggccgaggacctccAACCCGACGGGCCTCAGATGtaa
- the SGT1 gene encoding uncharacterized protein (SGS domain), producing the protein MPTSLPLPRHDFFQTPQNLTVSLYIKGYAGTPVNVSYHTHHVDVSLPAIPGSEAAEFSVGPLAGAIIPAECSERVLSTKIELRLPKDQPGVTWPALFATSPVDPTAARAYASPPPEPSTASLPSPLTARPQPDSTKPKKNWDAVMSELDDEREDNGAGGGDAALQKLFAGIYANADSDTRRAMIKSFTESGGTALSTDWSSVGKDKVPVRPPDGMYEMKM; encoded by the exons ATGCCAACATCCTTGCCGCTACCGCGGCACGACTTCTTCCAGACACCTCAGAACCTCACCGTCTCGCTGTATATCAAGGGATACGCCGGCACACCCGTTAACGTATCCTATCACACGCACCACGTCGATGTGTCGCTCCCTGCGATCCCAGGCtccgaggcggccgagttTAGTGTTGGGCCACTTGCAGGCGCAATCATTCCTGCAGAGTGCTCGGAGCGCGTCCTCAGTACAAAG ATCGAGCTGCGCCTCCCCAAAGACCAGCCAGGCGTCACCTGGCCAGCCCTCTTCGCAACCTCGCCAGTTGACCCAACAGCAGCGCGCGCGTACgcctccccccctcccgAGCCGTCAACTGCCTCTCTTCCTAGTCCCTTGACCGCGCGGCCACAGCCCGACTCTAccaagccgaagaagaacTGGGACGCGGTGATGTCGgaactcgacgacgagagggAAGACAATGGggctggtggcggcgatgCGGCACTCCAGAAACTATTTGCCGGCATCTACGCAAATGCCGACTCTGACACGCGCCGCGCAATGATCAAGAGCTTTACGGAAAGTGGTGGGACCGCACTCAGCACCGACTGGAGCAGCGTCGGAAAGG ACAAGGTGCCCGTCCGCCCGCCGGACGGCATGTACGAGATGAAGATGTAG
- a CDS encoding uncharacterized protein (O-methyltransferase activity), whose product MAVTAAPRDRVVHVPSLGADGPRERSPSPSSPPLISPSTLPPEDDSKVEVSRIEASDFTGVTFSPELWMQRRHWALDVLRKEGVRSVMDIGCGPGSLLQTLVMPPSTISEKPIRGDDGTIPDGKELFIRRLVGVDIDPAVMTSALQTLAAPLKVEESLIRNPPPSIPRWEPLDTELWLGNIELYNSRLEGYEAIVALEVIEHLEPNLLSRFGVVTMGTYRPKLLLVSTPNFDFNAKFPNHHDEHHHGCGKRGFVDPTGRTDRVFRHSDHKCEMTADEFRRWAESAAADWGYTVEVSGVGISNKPSFYPPKEGRKPRPIYATQTAVFRLATGVPMRSPRSVRTVDLPFMLGASESAHPHRLAAKARHPPTIFPAPGAPMSPEEVSEGVHTAFASVSVNRLRLSELWAMSDIAPMCCGSKRYFVACLGGWGDCPSVHEDSGFKVFEKDNSLWVEPK is encoded by the exons ATGGCCGTCACCGCCGCACCCCGCGACCGCGTGGTCCATGTGCCCTCTCTCGGTGCAGATGGACCGCGCGAGCGctccccttctccttcctcaccgCCACTCATCTCCCCCAGCACTCTTCCTCCCGAAGATGActccaaggtcgaggtctCGCGAATCGAAGCTAGCGACTTTACCGGCGTCACCTTTAGCCCCGA ACTATGGATGCAGCGGAGGCACTGGGCGCTCGATGTACTCCGCAAGGAAGGCGTTCGCTCAGTAATGGACATTGGATGCGGGCCAGGCTCGCTTCTCCAGACGCTCGTAATGCCCCCCAGCACCATTAGCGAGAAGCCTATCCGGGGCGACGACGGAACCATTCCAGACGGCAAGGAGCTGTTCATCCGC cgccTGGTTGGTGTCGACATTGACCCTGCCGTCATGACGTCGGCTCTGCAAACCCTCGCAGCGCCCTTGAAGGTGGAAGAGAGTCTGATCCGCAATCCCCCGCCTTCAATCCCCCGGTGGGAGCCTCTCGACACGGAGCTGTGGCTCGGTAACATTGAGCTGTACAACTCTAGACTCGAGGGCTACGAGGCCATCGTTGCACTCGAGGTTATCGAGCACTTAGAGCCCAACCTCCTCTCACGCTTCGGCGTTGTCACTATGGGCACGTACCGGCCGAAGCTGCTTCTCGTCAGCACTCCA AACTTTGACTTCAACGCCAAGTTCCCCAATCACCACGACGAACACCACCATGGTTGCGGCAAGCGCGGTTTTGTTGACCCGACGGGGCGCACGGACCGTGTGTTCCGTCATTCTGACCACAAGTGCGAGATGACAGCCGACGAGTTCCGCCGCTGGGCCGAGTCGGCAGCGGCCGACTGGGGATACACCGTCGAGGTCAGCGGTGTCGGCATTTCCAACAAGCCCTCGTTCTATCCCCCCAAGGAAGGCAGGAAGCCTAGGCCTATCTACGCGACGCAGACGGCTGTTTTCCGTCTGGCGACCGGAGTCCCTATGCGCTCGCCTCGCAGCGTCCGCACAGTTGATCTCCCGTTCATGCTGGGTGCGAGCGAGAGTGCGCATCCACATAGACTCGCTGCCAAGGCGCGCCATCCGCCAACCATCTTCCCCGCACCCGGCGCACCCATGTCGCCTGAGGAAGTGTCTGAGGGCGTGCACACGGCGTTTGCGAGCGTCTCGGTCAACCGCCTGAGACTCTCCGAGCTGTGGGCGATGAGTGATATTGCGCCGATGTGCTGTGGCTCGAAGCGCTACTTCGTGGCCTGCCTTGGCGGATGGGGCGATTGCCCGTCCGTGCACGAAGACTCGGGCTTCAAGGTCTTTGAGAAGGACAACAGCCTTTGGGTCGAGCCCAAGTAG